In Desulfuromonadales bacterium, the following are encoded in one genomic region:
- the truA gene encoding tRNA pseudouridine(38-40) synthase TruA codes for MKTIFLTVEYDGTDFVGWQIQPNGRSVQEVLETALTRVLGAPVRIHSAGRTDAGVHARGMTAHFETAADLPLAAYREGVNRLLPPDVAVRVATEAPEGFHARFDARGKWYRYAIYVAPVRSPLLGRSAWHLRAPLDLAAMDRAAQDFVGRHDFAAFRSAGCDARTTEREVFSVQMENQGELLLIDVRGAGFLRNMVRVMVGTLVEIGMGRRPHTDVASLLCQGCRQKAGRTAPALGLCLMEVWY; via the coding sequence ATGAAGACCATCTTCCTGACCGTCGAGTATGACGGCACTGACTTTGTTGGCTGGCAGATCCAGCCCAACGGCCGATCGGTGCAGGAGGTGCTGGAAACGGCCCTCACTCGGGTGCTCGGCGCTCCGGTGCGTATTCATTCGGCGGGACGCACCGATGCCGGGGTGCACGCCCGGGGAATGACGGCACACTTCGAGACTGCTGCCGACCTGCCGCTGGCAGCCTACCGGGAAGGGGTCAACCGTTTGCTGCCGCCGGACGTGGCGGTGCGCGTGGCGACCGAGGCTCCCGAGGGTTTCCACGCCCGCTTCGATGCTCGGGGCAAGTGGTACCGCTATGCGATTTACGTTGCTCCTGTCCGTTCGCCGCTTCTGGGCCGCAGTGCCTGGCATCTCCGTGCCCCTCTCGATCTGGCGGCGATGGACCGGGCCGCGCAGGATTTCGTCGGCCGTCACGATTTTGCCGCCTTCCGTTCGGCCGGCTGCGACGCCCGGACCACAGAACGGGAAGTCTTTTCGGTGCAGATGGAGAACCAGGGCGAGCTGCTGCTCATCGACGTTCGGGGCGCGGGATTTCTGCGCAACATGGTAAGGGTGATGGTTGGTACCCTGGTGGAAATCGGCATGGGCCGGCGACCCCATACCGACGTGGCGTCTCTGCTTTGCCAGGGCTGCCGCCAGAAGGCCGGTCGGACCGCGCCGGCGCTAGGGCTCTGTCTGATGGAGGTCTGGTATTAA
- the argC gene encoding N-acetyl-gamma-glutamyl-phosphate reductase produces MVKVAVVGASGYTGVELIRLLLAHPGVDITCVTSRQNAGENIAAVFPSLLGRIDLVCDPVDPALIAAKADFVFTALPHQSAMAVVPELLAAGRKVVDLSADYRLREVSVYEAWYARHTSADLLAEAVYGLPEFYRTQVAGARLVANPGCYPTSVALALAPLLRAGLIDPATLIIDSKSGTSGAGRSAKVDALFCEVNEGFKAYGVASHRHTPEIEQTLTDLAGESVVVNFTPHLLPVNRGILSTCYAALRTEMSTQELVEIFQQHYAGEYFVRVHPAGSLPNVAFVRGSNFCDLGVVGDPRTGRVIVVSTIDNLVKGAAGQAVQNMNLMLGFEENAGLTALAVFP; encoded by the coding sequence ATGGTCAAAGTCGCCGTTGTCGGTGCCAGCGGTTACACCGGTGTGGAGTTGATCCGTCTTCTACTGGCGCATCCCGGCGTCGACATTACCTGCGTTACCTCGCGGCAGAATGCCGGCGAGAATATCGCAGCTGTCTTTCCCTCCCTGCTGGGCAGGATTGATCTTGTCTGCGACCCCGTCGACCCGGCCCTGATTGCGGCCAAGGCGGATTTCGTCTTTACCGCCCTGCCGCATCAGTCGGCCATGGCAGTGGTACCTGAGTTGCTTGCCGCCGGCAGGAAGGTGGTCGATCTCTCGGCCGATTACCGTCTGCGGGAAGTGTCGGTGTATGAGGCCTGGTATGCCAGGCATACCAGTGCCGACCTGCTCGCCGAGGCTGTCTACGGCCTGCCCGAATTCTATCGTACCCAGGTTGCCGGCGCCCGTCTGGTCGCCAACCCCGGTTGCTACCCGACCAGCGTCGCCCTGGCCCTGGCGCCACTGCTCAGGGCCGGACTGATCGATCCGGCCACCCTGATTATCGACAGCAAGTCCGGGACCAGCGGCGCCGGCCGTTCGGCCAAGGTCGACGCTCTCTTCTGCGAGGTCAACGAGGGATTCAAGGCCTATGGAGTGGCCAGCCACCGGCACACGCCGGAGATCGAGCAGACCCTGACCGATCTCGCCGGTGAAAGTGTGGTGGTGAACTTTACACCGCACCTGTTGCCGGTCAACCGGGGTATCCTCTCCACCTGCTATGCAGCCCTCAGGACGGAAATGTCGACGCAGGAGCTGGTCGAAATCTTCCAGCAGCATTATGCCGGCGAGTATTTTGTCCGCGTCCATCCAGCCGGGAGTCTGCCGAATGTCGCCTTCGTTCGGGGAAGCAATTTCTGCGACCTGGGTGTGGTGGGCGACCCGCGCACCGGCCGGGTCATCGTTGTTTCGACCATCGACAACCTGGTCAAGGGGGCGGCCGGCCAGGCGGTGCAGAACATGAATCTCATGCTTGGCTTCGAGGAGAATGCCGGCTTGACCGCGCTGGCGGTGTTCCCTTAA
- the leuB gene encoding 3-isopropylmalate dehydrogenase, translating into MAKQCKVAVLPGDGIGPEVMAEALKVLDAVEMKFAVKFERTFANVGGAGIDNEGKALPQSTIDICRASDAILFGSVGGPKWESLPPDEQPERGALLPLRKIFGLYANLRPAIIFPSLTGASSLKEEVIAGGFNVLVVRELTGGIYFSQPKGIEGEGRERIGIDTMRYSVPEIERITHVAFQAARKRGKKVCSIDKANVLSTSVLWREVVIGIAREYPDVALSHMYVDNAAMQLVKWPKQFDVILCENMFGDILSDEAAMLTGSLGMLPSASLAEGSFGMYEPSGGSAPDIAGQGVANPIAQILSAGMMLRYSFGMVEAADAIDKAVAKVLDQGIRTRDIYQQKSGEKLVNTKEMGDAIVGNL; encoded by the coding sequence ATGGCGAAGCAGTGCAAGGTAGCGGTTCTTCCCGGCGACGGGATTGGTCCCGAGGTGATGGCGGAAGCCCTGAAAGTCCTCGATGCGGTGGAAATGAAGTTTGCAGTAAAGTTCGAGCGGACCTTTGCCAACGTCGGCGGCGCCGGGATCGATAATGAAGGAAAGGCCCTGCCGCAGAGTACGATCGATATCTGCAGGGCGTCCGATGCCATCCTTTTCGGCTCGGTCGGCGGCCCCAAGTGGGAGAGCCTCCCCCCCGACGAACAGCCGGAGCGCGGGGCGCTGCTTCCTTTGCGCAAGATCTTCGGTCTTTACGCCAACCTGCGCCCGGCGATCATCTTCCCCTCGCTGACGGGTGCCTCGTCGCTGAAAGAAGAGGTCATCGCCGGCGGCTTCAACGTGCTGGTGGTTCGGGAACTCACCGGCGGCATTTACTTCTCCCAGCCGAAAGGCATCGAAGGGGAGGGGCGCGAGCGGATCGGCATCGACACCATGCGTTACAGTGTTCCCGAGATCGAGCGTATCACCCACGTCGCCTTCCAGGCGGCGCGCAAGCGCGGCAAGAAGGTCTGTTCCATCGACAAGGCCAACGTTCTTTCCACTTCGGTCCTGTGGCGGGAGGTTGTCATCGGCATCGCCAGGGAGTACCCGGACGTCGCCCTCTCGCACATGTACGTCGATAACGCCGCCATGCAGCTGGTCAAGTGGCCCAAGCAGTTCGACGTGATCCTCTGTGAGAACATGTTCGGGGACATCCTCTCCGACGAGGCGGCGATGCTCACCGGTTCCCTGGGGATGCTCCCTTCGGCGTCCCTGGCCGAAGGCTCCTTCGGTATGTACGAACCGTCCGGTGGCAGCGCTCCGGACATAGCCGGGCAGGGGGTCGCCAACCCCATTGCCCAGATTCTTTCTGCCGGCATGATGCTGCGCTACTCCTTTGGCATGGTCGAGGCCGCCGATGCCATCGACAAGGCCGTGGCGAAGGTCCTCGATCAGGGGATCCGCACCCGCGACATCTACCAGCAGAAGTCTGGCGAGAAACTGGTCAACACGAAAGAGATGGGCGACGCGATCGTCGGCAATCTGTAG
- the rplM gene encoding 50S ribosomal protein L13, which yields MSTQVAKQSDIQRNWFVVDLEGKILGRVATEIARVLRGKHKPIYTPSVDTGDFVVVVNAGKVKLTGNKLADKMYYRHTGFPGGIRSTNAEKLLAKKPEELIKQAVKGMLPKNKLGRQMFRKLKVYAAAEHPHVAQQPKELAL from the coding sequence ATGAGTACGCAAGTTGCCAAGCAGTCGGATATTCAAAGAAATTGGTTTGTCGTTGATCTGGAAGGGAAGATTCTCGGACGTGTCGCTACCGAAATCGCCCGCGTCCTGCGCGGCAAGCATAAACCCATTTATACTCCCAGTGTCGACACCGGCGATTTTGTCGTTGTCGTCAACGCCGGAAAGGTCAAGCTGACCGGCAACAAGCTGGCAGACAAAATGTATTACCGTCACACCGGTTTTCCCGGCGGAATCCGTTCGACCAACGCCGAAAAGCTGCTCGCGAAAAAACCTGAGGAGCTGATCAAGCAGGCGGTGAAGGGGATGCTTCCCAAGAATAAACTGGGTCGTCAGATGTTCCGCAAGCTCAAGGTCTATGCTGCGGCCGAGCATCCCCATGTCGCTCAACAGCCCAAAGAACTCGCCCTTTAA
- a CDS encoding YgiQ family radical SAM protein, which produces MTEFIPTTRQEMLARGWDELDILFISGDAYVDHPAFGVPLLARVLEADGIRVGILAQPDWRNPEALRALGRPRLFAAISAGAMDSLVNHYTAAKKIRNNDAYTPGGRAGARPNRALIAYTAAIKGAFKGLPVVIGGIEASLRRLAHYDYWDNAVRRSVLLDSKADLLIFGMGEAPLREIARRAAAGESLAAMRDIRGTAYVGAVQPGEAGTALPSFEEVAANPEAYNEAFRLATAEANAFASRPLYQRHGERWIVVNAPSLPLAEAELDRIYALPFTKLPHPSYTEAIPAYEQIRFSITTHRGCFGGCAFCAISQHQGKFIQSRSETSVLAEVERLTRHPQFRGTVTDVGGPTANMYGLSCGDADARSGCRRTGCLYPRPCRHLVADDSRAVRLLRKLRNHRGIRHVYVASGVRYDLLEHQQEYFEELLTQHVGGLLKVAPESVCEGVTQVMRKPGPQLFEAFLRRFRDESCRLGLRQGIVPYFISAHPGCTISDMVDVALFLKRHHLRVEQVQEFTPTPGTLSTCIYFTGLDPFTGARIHVPRSAEEKRLQKALLLWHLPENRRDLLRALAVSGREEDGRALLGGAGRRREK; this is translated from the coding sequence GTGACTGAATTCATTCCCACGACGCGCCAGGAAATGCTGGCGCGAGGATGGGACGAACTCGATATCCTGTTCATCTCCGGGGATGCCTACGTTGATCATCCTGCCTTCGGCGTCCCCCTGCTGGCCCGAGTACTTGAGGCGGACGGCATTCGCGTCGGCATCCTCGCTCAACCCGACTGGCGCAATCCTGAAGCCTTGCGGGCATTGGGCCGTCCTCGCCTCTTTGCAGCCATTTCGGCCGGGGCCATGGACTCCCTGGTCAACCATTACACGGCCGCGAAAAAAATCCGCAACAACGATGCCTACACCCCCGGTGGCCGGGCCGGAGCCCGGCCAAACCGGGCGCTTATCGCCTATACGGCCGCCATCAAGGGAGCCTTCAAGGGTCTGCCGGTGGTCATCGGCGGCATCGAGGCGAGCCTGCGCCGGCTGGCGCACTACGATTACTGGGACAACGCGGTGCGCCGCTCCGTCCTGCTCGACAGCAAAGCCGACCTGCTGATCTTCGGCATGGGGGAGGCGCCATTGCGGGAGATCGCCCGGCGGGCTGCCGCCGGTGAGTCTCTGGCGGCAATGCGCGACATCCGCGGTACAGCCTACGTTGGCGCGGTGCAACCCGGGGAAGCAGGGACGGCGCTGCCTTCGTTCGAAGAGGTGGCGGCCAATCCGGAGGCCTACAACGAAGCCTTTCGCCTCGCGACAGCCGAGGCCAACGCTTTTGCCTCCCGTCCGCTCTATCAACGGCACGGGGAGCGCTGGATAGTCGTCAATGCTCCGTCCCTGCCGCTTGCCGAGGCCGAACTCGACCGCATTTACGCACTCCCCTTCACCAAGCTCCCCCATCCCTCCTACACCGAAGCAATACCCGCCTATGAGCAGATCCGCTTTTCCATCACCACTCATCGCGGTTGTTTCGGGGGGTGTGCTTTCTGCGCCATCAGCCAGCATCAGGGCAAGTTCATTCAGTCCCGCTCCGAAACTTCGGTGCTTGCCGAAGTGGAGCGGCTGACGCGACACCCGCAGTTTCGCGGCACAGTCACCGACGTCGGCGGCCCGACCGCCAACATGTACGGACTTTCCTGTGGCGATGCTGACGCCCGCAGCGGCTGCCGGCGCACCGGCTGTCTCTACCCGCGGCCGTGCCGGCATCTTGTTGCCGATGACAGCCGGGCGGTGCGGCTACTGCGCAAGTTGCGCAATCACCGCGGAATCCGCCATGTCTATGTCGCTTCGGGGGTTCGCTACGACCTGCTTGAGCATCAGCAGGAGTATTTCGAGGAACTGCTTACACAGCATGTGGGGGGGCTGCTCAAGGTCGCCCCCGAGTCGGTGTGCGAAGGAGTGACGCAGGTTATGCGCAAGCCGGGACCGCAGCTCTTCGAGGCATTTCTGCGCCGTTTCCGTGATGAAAGCTGTCGGCTCGGTCTGCGGCAGGGGATTGTCCCCTACTTCATTTCGGCGCATCCCGGTTGCACCATCTCCGACATGGTCGACGTGGCGCTGTTTCTCAAACGCCATCATCTCAGGGTGGAGCAGGTCCAGGAGTTCACCCCGACGCCCGGTACGCTCTCCACCTGCATTTACTTTACCGGTCTTGACCCCTTTACCGGGGCGCGGATTCATGTCCCGCGCTCTGCCGAGGAAAAACGACTGCAGAAGGCCCTGTTGCTCTGGCATCTTCCCGAGAACCGCCGCGATCTGCTCAGGGCGCTTGCCGTCAGTGGGCGTGAGGAGGACGGCCGTGCTCTGTTGGGGGGGGCGGGAAGGAGGAGGGAGAAATAG
- the asd gene encoding aspartate-semialdehyde dehydrogenase, which translates to MKVGLIGWRGMVGSVLLQRMQEENDFAGIEPVFFSTSQAGAPAPMNAGTLKNASDIAELKKLDVILTCQGGDYTKAVHPELRKAGWQGYWIDAASTLRMEKDAVIILDPVNRGVIDTALAKGQKDFIGGNCTVSLMLMALGGLFRADLVEWLSSMTYQAASGAGAPNMRELISQMGVLHGSVHDRLKDVASAILDIDREVTAILRSDIMPKEEFGFPLAGNVLPWIDREVEDGQSREEWKGFAETNKILGTATPIPVDGICVRVGAMRCHSQALTIKLKRDVPLADIENLIANDNQWVKLVPNTKADTLAQLTPAAVSGDLTVPIGRVRKMKMGPQYLSAFTCGDQLLWGAAEPLRRMLRILLER; encoded by the coding sequence ATGAAAGTCGGACTCATCGGTTGGCGCGGCATGGTCGGTTCGGTTCTTCTGCAGCGCATGCAGGAGGAAAACGATTTCGCGGGCATCGAGCCGGTCTTCTTTTCCACCTCCCAGGCCGGGGCGCCTGCCCCCATGAACGCCGGGACTCTCAAGAATGCCTCGGATATCGCCGAACTCAAGAAGCTTGACGTCATTCTCACCTGCCAGGGCGGCGACTACACCAAGGCGGTCCACCCCGAACTGCGCAAGGCCGGCTGGCAGGGGTACTGGATCGACGCCGCCAGCACCCTGCGCATGGAGAAGGACGCCGTCATCATCCTCGACCCGGTCAACCGAGGGGTCATCGATACGGCGCTCGCCAAGGGGCAGAAGGATTTCATCGGCGGCAACTGTACCGTCAGCCTGATGCTCATGGCTCTGGGTGGGCTGTTCCGCGCCGATCTGGTGGAATGGCTCTCCTCCATGACCTATCAGGCCGCCTCCGGCGCCGGTGCTCCCAACATGCGCGAACTGATCAGCCAGATGGGGGTACTGCACGGCTCGGTTCACGACCGGCTCAAGGACGTGGCCTCGGCAATCCTCGACATCGATCGGGAAGTCACCGCCATCCTGCGCAGCGACATCATGCCGAAGGAGGAGTTCGGCTTCCCCCTGGCCGGCAACGTCCTGCCCTGGATCGATCGCGAAGTCGAGGACGGCCAGAGCCGCGAGGAGTGGAAGGGGTTTGCTGAAACCAACAAAATTCTCGGCACTGCCACCCCGATTCCGGTCGACGGCATCTGCGTGCGTGTCGGCGCCATGCGTTGCCACAGCCAGGCGCTGACCATCAAGTTGAAGCGGGATGTACCGCTCGCCGACATCGAGAACCTGATCGCCAACGACAACCAGTGGGTCAAGCTGGTGCCGAACACCAAGGCCGACACTCTCGCCCAGCTCACTCCGGCCGCCGTCTCCGGGGATCTCACCGTCCCCATCGGCCGCGTGCGCAAGATGAAGATGGGCCCGCAGTACCTTTCAGCCTTCACCTGCGGCGACCAGCTCCTCTGGGGCGCCGCCGAGCCGCTGCGGCGGATGCTGCGCATCCTGCTGGAGCGGTAA
- a CDS encoding aspartate-semialdehyde dehydrogenase: protein MSKLFNIAIVGATGAVGTEMLRVLEEREFPVQSLRLLASERSEGNFLEFAGEAIMVQKLTRDSFAGIDIALFAAGGERSTAFCPIAAAAGAVCIDNSSAWRMDPEVPLVVPEVNPGDISGYARKGIIANPNCSTIQMVVALKPLHDAARIKRVVVSSYQAVSGTGQKAIEELRIQTGELLNGRPADCKVYPHQIAFNCLPHIDVFMDNGYTREEMKLVNETRKIMGDDSIMVTATTVRVPVFYGHSEAVNVETEKKISAALARDLLAAAPGVQLVDDVRNEVYPMPIDAAGQDLIMVGRIREDESIANGLNLWVVADNLRKGAATNAVQIAEILAEKYL from the coding sequence ATGAGCAAGTTGTTTAATATCGCCATCGTCGGCGCCACCGGTGCCGTGGGCACCGAAATGTTGCGGGTTCTGGAGGAGCGCGAGTTCCCGGTGCAGTCGCTGCGCCTGCTCGCCTCCGAGCGCTCCGAAGGGAATTTTCTCGAATTCGCCGGCGAGGCGATCATGGTGCAGAAACTCACCAGGGATTCCTTTGCCGGGATCGACATCGCCCTGTTCGCAGCCGGGGGTGAGCGGAGCACGGCATTCTGCCCGATCGCTGCGGCCGCCGGTGCGGTCTGCATCGACAATTCCAGCGCTTGGCGCATGGACCCTGAGGTCCCGCTGGTCGTCCCCGAGGTGAACCCCGGCGATATCTCCGGTTACGCCAGAAAGGGGATCATCGCCAATCCCAACTGCTCGACCATCCAGATGGTGGTGGCGTTGAAGCCGCTGCACGATGCTGCCAGAATCAAACGGGTGGTGGTCTCCTCCTACCAGGCGGTTTCCGGTACCGGCCAGAAGGCGATCGAGGAACTGCGTATCCAGACCGGCGAACTGCTCAACGGCCGGCCCGCCGACTGCAAAGTTTATCCGCACCAGATCGCTTTCAACTGTCTGCCGCACATCGATGTCTTCATGGACAACGGCTACACCCGGGAAGAGATGAAGTTGGTCAACGAGACCAGGAAGATCATGGGCGACGACTCGATCATGGTCACCGCTACCACGGTGCGCGTGCCGGTCTTCTACGGCCACAGCGAGGCGGTCAATGTCGAGACCGAGAAGAAGATCTCCGCGGCGCTGGCTCGGGACCTGCTGGCCGCCGCCCCTGGCGTCCAACTGGTCGACGACGTGAGAAATGAGGTCTACCCGATGCCAATCGACGCAGCCGGGCAGGACCTGATCATGGTTGGCCGCATCCGCGAGGACGAGTCGATTGCAAACGGTCTCAATCTCTGGGTGGTCGCCGACAACCTGCGCAAGGGGGCGGCGACCAACGCGGTGCAGATTGCCGAGATCCTGGCGGAGAAGTATCTTTAA
- a CDS encoding universal stress protein, whose protein sequence is MPKNLKILVPIDFSRHSLETLRFALSLRDYFAATYVLLHVVPAGEAETFATLGGESSEVQTRRVSEALAELEREAERRRQEVPGIELACRVTTGVSFKEICRLADEENFQLIVIGTHGRTGLSHLLIGSTAERVVQHASCPVLSVKPQVL, encoded by the coding sequence ATGCCTAAAAATCTGAAAATTCTGGTCCCCATCGATTTTTCCCGACATAGCCTGGAAACACTTCGCTTCGCACTTTCTCTGCGGGATTATTTTGCTGCGACCTATGTGCTGCTGCATGTCGTTCCGGCCGGGGAGGCGGAAACTTTCGCCACGCTGGGTGGTGAGTCGAGCGAGGTGCAAACCCGCCGCGTCAGCGAGGCCCTGGCCGAACTGGAGCGGGAGGCCGAACGCCGCCGCCAGGAAGTTCCCGGAATCGAACTGGCCTGCCGGGTCACGACCGGTGTCTCTTTTAAGGAAATCTGCCGTCTGGCCGACGAGGAGAACTTTCAGCTCATCGTCATCGGTACCCACGGTCGGACCGGGCTCTCCCACCTGCTCATCGGCAGTACCGCCGAAAGAGTCGTGCAGCATGCTTCCTGCCCGGTGTTGAGTGTCAAGCCCCAGGTTCTGTGA
- a CDS encoding DUF6485 family protein codes for MDCVSTTSLKHCTCTYTACDKRGNCCKCVQYHQRQGEIPGCFFTPEGERSYDRSLANFIKDRSR; via the coding sequence ATGGACTGCGTCTCCACCACATCCCTGAAACACTGCACCTGCACGTACACTGCCTGCGACAAACGCGGCAATTGCTGCAAATGCGTCCAGTACCACCAGCGCCAGGGGGAGATCCCCGGCTGCTTCTTCACGCCCGAAGGGGAACGCAGCTACGACCGCTCCCTCGCCAACTTCATCAAGGACCGGAGCCGCTGA
- a CDS encoding energy-coupling factor transporter transmembrane protein EcfT, translating into MALIDDITLGRFVPGDSFLHRLDPRFKLTGLPILVIAAFAAHTDGQRLALALLAGALILLAGGEWRFFLRGLWVLRWLFLCTVLLHLMFSPGRTLFGSVWFSLDGLLRGLLVCEQLALAVLFSSLLTLSTSPAELAAAVTSLLRPFGRFGLPVRDLSLLLLLALHFIPILREEALAQLAAIRAKGENPARGRLLERGQAVGRMVAPLLLRLVDRADRLALAVAAGEPVVEELHLPPCWQLRRDEVVFLLFLSLCLGFIFRVL; encoded by the coding sequence ATGGCCCTCATTGATGACATCACCCTCGGACGGTTCGTTCCGGGGGATTCCTTTCTGCATCGCCTCGACCCGCGGTTCAAGCTGACCGGCCTGCCGATCCTGGTGATTGCCGCCTTCGCGGCGCACACTGACGGGCAACGACTGGCTCTGGCCCTGCTGGCGGGGGCGCTGATTCTGCTGGCCGGCGGCGAATGGCGTTTTTTTCTGCGGGGGCTGTGGGTCCTTCGCTGGCTTTTTCTCTGCACCGTTCTGCTGCACCTGATGTTTTCGCCCGGCCGGACCCTGTTCGGAAGTGTCTGGTTTTCCCTCGACGGGCTGTTGCGCGGACTGCTGGTCTGTGAACAATTGGCGCTGGCCGTGCTCTTCTCCTCGTTGCTGACTCTCTCGACATCTCCGGCGGAGCTCGCTGCCGCGGTCACCTCCCTGCTGCGGCCGTTTGGTCGCTTCGGCCTCCCCGTCAGGGACCTCAGCCTGCTTCTGCTGCTGGCGCTGCACTTTATCCCCATTCTGCGTGAGGAGGCGCTGGCCCAACTGGCGGCCATTCGGGCCAAAGGGGAGAATCCAGCCCGTGGTCGACTGCTGGAACGGGGGCAGGCTGTCGGGCGGATGGTGGCGCCGCTCTTGCTGCGTCTGGTCGATCGCGCCGACCGTTTGGCTCTTGCCGTGGCAGCCGGGGAGCCGGTGGTGGAGGAGTTGCACCTTCCCCCCTGCTGGCAATTGCGACGGGATGAGGTCGTTTTTCTGTTGTTTCTGTCGCTTTGTCTCGGCTTTATTTTCCGGGTGCTGTGA
- a CDS encoding MaoC family dehydratase — MTAADKLIDFLRSQLGSETHVGPWLTIDQERIDRFAEVTGDVQWIHTDPQRAASESPFGATVAHGFLTLSLLPFLTQSNHPYFFQKNYPGMRLRVNYGLNRVRFPSPVVVGSRLRAHSTLLSAEKLGEAVEVVYRLTVEIDGKEKPACVAESVVRVYP; from the coding sequence ATGACTGCCGCCGACAAGCTCATTGATTTTCTTCGGTCGCAGCTTGGTTCCGAGACCCACGTCGGCCCCTGGCTGACAATTGATCAGGAACGGATCGACCGCTTCGCCGAAGTGACCGGCGACGTCCAGTGGATACATACCGATCCGCAGCGTGCGGCCAGCGAATCTCCGTTCGGTGCGACGGTGGCCCACGGTTTCCTGACCCTCTCATTGCTCCCTTTTCTGACCCAGAGCAACCATCCCTATTTTTTTCAGAAGAACTATCCTGGCATGCGGTTGCGGGTGAATTACGGTCTGAACCGGGTTCGCTTCCCGTCCCCCGTCGTCGTCGGTTCGCGTCTCCGTGCCCACTCCACCCTGCTGAGTGCCGAAAAGCTCGGTGAGGCCGTCGAGGTCGTCTATCGTCTGACGGTGGAGATCGATGGAAAGGAGAAGCCCGCCTGCGTGGCGGAGTCGGTCGTGCGGGTCTATCCCTGA
- the rpsI gene encoding 30S ribosomal protein S9 — protein MAEQKFYATGKKKTSVARVWIQPGTGNIVVNKRSIDDYFGRETSKMVIRQPLELTSNVGKFDVFVNVSGGGPSGQAGAIKHGITKALLEVDIALRGVLKKAGFITRDSRIKERKKYGKAAARRSFQFSKR, from the coding sequence ATGGCCGAGCAGAAATTCTACGCTACCGGTAAAAAGAAAACCTCCGTTGCGCGGGTCTGGATCCAGCCGGGGACGGGGAACATTGTTGTCAACAAGCGTTCCATCGATGACTATTTTGGCCGGGAAACGTCCAAGATGGTGATTCGCCAGCCCCTGGAGCTGACCAGCAACGTTGGCAAGTTCGATGTATTCGTCAATGTCAGTGGCGGCGGTCCTTCCGGACAGGCCGGCGCGATCAAGCATGGTATCACCAAGGCTCTGCTTGAGGTGGATATCGCGCTGCGCGGCGTGCTGAAGAAGGCGGGTTTCATCACCCGCGACAGCCGGATCAAGGAGCGGAAGAAATATGGCAAGGCGGCTGCCCGTCGCAGCTTCCAGTTCTCCAAGCGTTAA
- a CDS encoding toxin, with product MQDYRYHPTDNFAAKLEKIGRQDPPGHARILRVIKRLLANPADADGWMHGAHHGRLKKYVGRRDYRLIYHWCELCRKENRRIEDRCGSCDILADHSVIFFDIYHKNELAYLKNLG from the coding sequence ATGCAGGATTACCGTTATCATCCAACCGACAATTTTGCGGCCAAGCTGGAAAAGATCGGCAGACAGGACCCGCCGGGACATGCACGCATATTGCGGGTGATCAAACGATTGCTGGCGAACCCGGCGGATGCCGACGGCTGGATGCATGGGGCCCATCATGGCCGTTTGAAGAAATATGTCGGCCGTCGTGACTACCGGTTGATCTATCACTGGTGTGAGCTCTGCCGCAAGGAGAACCGCCGGATCGAGGATCGCTGTGGGAGTTGTGACATCCTTGCGGACCACAGTGTCATTTTCTTCGATATTTATCATAAGAACGAGCTCGCCTACCTGAAGAATCTCGGTTGA